The DNA window AGGATATCTTCATCTTTGATTGAGAAAGATTCAGTTGagaaattattatcaatagaTGATCATATTGGTTGTGCTATGAGTGGTTTAATGGCTGATGCAAGAACATTAATTGATTATGCAAGAGTTGAATGTAatcattataaatttatttataatgagaatataaatataaaatcatgTGTAGAATTAATATCTGAATTGGCTTTAGATTTTTCTAATTTATCAGAtagtaaaagaaaaaaaattatgagtAGACCATTTGGTGTTGCATTATTAATAGGAGGAGTTGATAAAAATGGTCCATGTTTATGGTATACTGAACCTTCAGGAACTAATACAAAATTTTCAGCAGCTTCTATAGGATCAGCTCAAGAAGGTgcagaaatattattacaagaaaattataaaaaagatatgaCATTTGAAGAAGCTGAAATTTTAGCTCTTACTGTTTTAAGACAAGTCATGGAAGAAAAACTCTCATCATCAAATGTTGAAATATGTGCTATAAAAAAATCAGATCAaactttttataaatataatactgATGACATATCTAGAATTATTAATGTCTTACCATCACCTGTTTATCCCACAATAGACATGACAGCCTAGGCatgaaattaatatatatatatatatatatgaggaaatggtttcatttttttttttgaaacatCTATTGTGATAGACgtcattttataaaaataaatcatgaGAGTGGgaggatatatataaaaatataaataaataaatatatatatatatatatatatgtatgtatgtatgtttatttttatgtgctcatatatccatttatatatttaaattttttttattttttattttttattttttattttattttttcttttttcttttttcttttttatatcttttcaAAATTCATCCCTTTGGGATAATGAACCATTCCCCCCAAAAAACTTAACAActgataaaaaattttaagcaccttatgttttattttataagcGGAGAGattaatatgatataaataaaagttaatatatatatgttatatttgtgtatataatttatatatatatatgagaatagaaaaatttgtaaaatattttaacataaaaaataaaataaaataaaataaaatacatatatttatatatatatacatatatatttatatatatatatatatattttttaatatattatgaaaggATTGTGTATGTGTTTGGCTTGCTGTGTTGCCTTTACATAAtcataatatgatatattataatgttttataaaatcCTGATTTGATGTATGTAATAAAGATTTGAGATCAATTGATGGTATTGATTTATGTTTGTTATATACAAGatcattaaaatatttattaaaatcagcataattatatttttttattagatcattataatattttatataatcatcataataaatattcatataagcTATATGTCTAGGTATTATTCTTAATCTAAAACTATAACTAAAATATTGtggaaataataatgtatcatgaaattgtttatttaaatgtagaattaaatataaaagttttGGTCTTATAgttctataaatattatatgtaaatattcttggatatattttaattaatttttgtagatctttttcttttatgttttcatgtatatataataattctttatattttttttttaaattaccAAATGCAAAAAATTgtggtatattatataaaatatgttgtaattctttataatcataatttaattcatttttataatgttttaatcttttaattattgtatttttatttataagtgATAATCTTG is part of the Plasmodium sp. gorilla clade G2 genome assembly, chromosome: 7 genome and encodes:
- a CDS encoding proteasome subunit alpha type-5, putative yields the protein MFSTRSEYDRGVNTFSPEGRLFQVEYALGAIKLGSTAVGICVNDGVILASERRISSSLIEKDSVEKLLSIDDHIGCAMSGLMADARTLIDYARVECNHYKFIYNENINIKSCVELISELALDFSNLSDSKRKKIMSRPFGVALLIGGVDKNGPCLWYTEPSGTNTKFSAASIGSAQEGAEILLQENYKKDMTFEEAEILALTVLRQVMEEKLSSSNVEICAIKKSDQTFYKYNTDDISRIINVLPSPVYPTIDMTA